From Pseudomonas arsenicoxydans:
TCATGCCCATGACGTATCGACATCTTCACCACTGCTTGTAGGGCAATTCCGAAAAGTCGATTTACGCTGACCATTCATGGCCGTGGTTTCGTACCCTCTGCGCCCATCTCCCATGGCAGAAGCGTGTTCGATGCACAACGACAAGGAAAGTCCCTACACCCTGGCACTCCTGAACGACGGTTTGACTGTGCAGGTGTCGCAGTTCAGTGGCCGTGAAAGCCTCAACCAGCCTTATCGTTTCGACATCGAAGTGATCGGTCTGACGCCGGCGATAAAACTCGAACAGTTGCTGCATCAGCCGGCGTTCCTGTGCCTGGGCGGTGAAACCGGCATTCACGGGCTGCTACACAGTGTCCGTCGCGAACATCGTGGCCCGAATGGGATCGGCTACAACCTGGTGCTGGTACCGCGCCTTCAGCAGCTGGACGGACAACGTCATCGGCGGGTGTTTCATCAGCTCAGCGTGCCCGACATCCTGCGTCAGTTGCTGACAGAAAACGCGTTACCCACCGACAGCTACCGCTTTGAACTGCCGAGCCCGCGCTACCCCGTCCGGCCATTCTGCATTCAGTTCGAGGAGAGCGACCTGGCATTCCTGCAACGCCTGTGCGAGGAAGAAGGTATCCACTTTCACTTCGAACATCAGCGCGCCGGCCATGTGCTGGTGCTGGCGGATGACAGCCTGAGCTTTCCCCAGGCGCCGCGGCTGATGCCGTTTCACGGCGAGACGGCCGAGTCGGCCAACGGCCCGGTGATCCGCGAATTGTTCCAGCGTCACGCCTCGCCAACGCCGGGCGCTAACCCGATCGCGCCATGCCTCGACCGTGCTCAGGTCAGTCGCCGAATCCTCGAACGCCTGCGCTGCAAGCATCGGCAGATAGAGGGTCAAAGCAACCACCGTGATCTGCGCAGTGGGTGCATCGTGCAAGTGTCGGAACATCCGATCACGAACTTCAACGATCAATGGCTGCTGACCGACATTCAGCATCAGTGCCAGCAGCCGTCGATTCTCTCCGAGGTCGCACCCGGCAGGGCCTGGCACTACAGCAATCAGTTCAGCGCCATTCCCTGGTCGACAGTGTTCCGGCCCGCGCTGAAACAGGCCCGCCCCGTCATTGCCGGTTTGCAACCGGCGCGCGTGCTGGGCCCGGTCGGGCAACCGGCGGTGCTGGATGATCAAGGACGGATACACGTCAGCTTATGGCCAACGCCACTGACTGATGAAATCGCCGGCCTGTGGATTCCCCTGGCCCTGGCAACGCCGGACGGGCGGATCGACCCGTCCAGGCTGCCACTCGCCGGCACCGAGGTGCTCATCAGTTTTCTCGACAGCGACCCGGACCGTCCGGTGCTGTGCGCCACCGCAGGCAATCCGCCAACGCCACGAAGCGCTTACCCGCCACGCAGCGATGGTCGCTTGCTGCTCGATTGGCTGGTCAATCGATAGACGCGCTCATCCCTTGTCGGCCTTGCCCGCCGCCGCTGCGAACTTGGCCAGGCGCACGTCCAAATGCCGAGGCCGGCGCCCGTGATCCTCTGCGCGTTCCTTGCGGCGGATGGCGTTGCGCACCATCAAGGAGCCGAGGTAGCGAATCGGCTCCGGCGGGAAAAAACCTAAGGGGCCATTGACCAGAGGTGAACGGGTCCAGACGTTGTCCAGCCCCTGAACCAGCGAGGCTAGAATCTGCCCGCCCATATGGCACGGGCCGACGCCGCTGCCGGAATAACCGAAACCGTAAAACACATTGCCGCAGGTGCTCATCTGGCCGAAAAACGGCAAACCGGTGACCGACCGATCCGAAGGACCGTTCCAGGTGGCCTCGACCTTGACCTCGGCGAACGCCGGAAAAAACTCGTTCAGGCTGTGCTGCAACAAACCGGCATAAGGCGACGGTTGATCGAACACCGGCAACATTCGCCCGCCGTAGGCAAAGGTGTTGCCACCCTTGCCGAGCATGATTCGCCCGTCCGGGGTGTTGTGGTAGTAGTGCACGAATATCCGCGAATCGAGCACGGTAACCCCGCTGGTCAAACCGATTTCGTTGAGCAAATCGGGTCGCGGCTCGGTGATCAGCATGTCGCTGGAAACGATCGCCACGCTGCGTTCGAACTGGGGAAACGCACGGGCCATCCAGGCGTTCATGGCCAGCACCACACGGTCGGCGCGGACGGTGCCGCCGGGGGTTTTAACCCCGGCAGGCTTGCCCTCCTCCAGCCCGGTCATCGCGGTGTTCTCGTGAATTCGCACACCCAGTTGCAAGGCGACCCGGCGCAAACCGCGCACCAGTTTGCCCGGCTGCACACTCGCGGCGGCTGGCGAAAACCAGCCTTCCAGGTGTTTGCTGGAGCCGGCCATGCGTTGCACGTCGGCGACCGGTCGTTGGCTGAAGGAATTGATGCCGTTGCGCTCCAATGCGGCAATCACCGCATCGGTCGAACCGCATTGCGCTTGATTGGTCGCGGTGTAAAGCGTGCCATCGAGGCGGTAGTCGGCATCGACGCCGTACTGTTCGCAGAAGGCGCCGATCGCATAAATGCTGCGCTCCGACTCCTTGACCAGGCGCACCGCTTCCTCGACACCGAACAACCTTTCCAGCGTGAAAAACTTGGCCGACCACGACAGCGCGCAACCACCATTTCGACCGCTCGCGCCGGCACCGCAGATGTCTGCCTCGATCAGCAGCACATCCAGTTCGGGGTTCTGCTCCTTGAGCATGATCGCGGTCCATAACCCGGTGTAACCACCGCCGACGATGCACACATCGGCGCGGGTGTCGTCCGACAAAGGTTCGCACGGCGCGCAGGTCTCGGCCTCCAGCGCCTGTTCCAGCCAGAAAGGTCTCATCGGTTTTTTTCCTCAGGTACGCAGGGGTTTTACAGGCATCGCCTGGTTGGGCACAAAGGCGCTGTCGGTACGCAGGCCAGCCGGACGGCTGTTCCAGTGCGGGATCAGGACCAGGACGGAGAACATTGCGCAGCCGGCGAAGACGATGAACACCGTCACCGAGTCGAAATAGCCCGGCAGCAAGCCACCGAGAATCGCTCCGACCGAACCGCAACCGTTAACAAAACCGGCCGCCGTCGCACCCGCCTTGGCCGTGCCGAAATCAATCGCTGCCGCGCCGCTGATCATCGAGTCCGGTCCGTAGAGCGTCAGGCCCATGACGAACAACAGTGCCACCACCAGCATGACGCTGCCGGTGTGCAGAGCGCCCATGAACAGCGTCAGGGAAATGGTCAACGCCAACAGACTGAGCACGCAGGCCGGCATGCGTCGGGCGCCGAACAGTTTGTCCGAAGCCAGGCCCAACAGGATCGGCCCCAGCAGCCCGGCCAGTTCGAACGAGGTGGGAATGATCGCCGCACCGACCTTGCCCACCGAGGGCATCTGCTCGAAGACGATCACCGGCCCCCACAGCAGAATCGCGTAGCGCGCCGGTTTCAACAGGAAGTACGCCAGGCCGAGAACCAGCACCGTGCGATTGCGCAGGATTTCCTTTAACGGCTCCAGTACGCTGATCTTGCTCTGCGCATGGGATTCTTCCGCCGTCAGTTCCGGTTCCGGCTCCACCGCCGGCAAGCCGACGTCTTGCGGTGTGTTGCGTTGAAAAATAAAAAACAGCACGGCGACCAGCCCAACCACCGCCGCACTGGAAAAGAACGCCGCGTGCCAGGTGCCGATGAGCGTGTACGCCCACCAGCCGGCAAACGGCGAGGCCACCAGCCCGCCAAAGGCGTAGCAGGAGCTCCATAGTCCTAGCACCCTGCCGCGCTGCTCGGCGGGGAAGAAACTGCCAATGTTCTTGCACAGTCCTGACCATCCGGTCGACTGGGCCAGGCCCTGGATCAACATGCAGGTGGCGAAAATCGGTAACGTCGCGAAACTGCCCATCACCAGGGCGGCCGCCGCAGAAATCAGCAACCCGCCGAGCACCACGACCCTTGGGCCAAAGCGGTCGGCGAGGATGCCCCAGGTGAATTGACCGATGGCGTATGCCGTCAGGTAGATGGCGTCGAGGTTGGCCATGGCCATTTTGTCGAGCATGAACGTGGGGTCTTCAGCGATCCCCAGTTTGGCCACGGAAAACGCTTTGCGAGTGAAATAGAACGCGGCGTAGGCGAGCCAGGTGATCGCGAAGATCTGCACGCGCCAACGCTTGATGGTGCCGATGGGATTGTTCATTGTGGTTCTGACCTCAGGTGTGAGTGTGCCGGCAGAATTGGAAGAAAACGCCTGTGTTTTTATTGTTAAGCACTTCGATATCGCCGCTTCCCTAGGGCGATACCGGTCAGATGAACCTGTAATTGCACGCACAGGCTCATGGCCACCGATGCTGTTCGACTGACCAGTCACCGGGGCTGAGGCCGATAAAAACAATTACTGATTAATAAGTGAAATCGATTTATCGTATTTCCAATATAAGCTCAGCTTGTTACTGGAGGTTTCGATGTCGGTTTCTCACGCCCAGCTCAAAGCCTTCCACGCCGTGGCCGTCCACGGCAGCTTCACCAAAGCCGCCGAGCGGCTGTTTCTTACCCAACCGGCAATTTCCGATCAGGTGCGCAAACTCGAAGAGCGCTTCGGTGTGTTGCTGTTCCACCGCAATAAACGCTCGGTGCGCCTGACGGACCTGGGCGAGCGTCTGCTGAGCATTACCCAGCGGCTGTTCGTGATCGAGGCTGAGGCGCAGGAGCTCTTGCATGACTCCCGGGCCTTGCAGACTGGCAGCCTAATTCTCGCGGTGGATGCACCGGTGCATGTGCTGCCGCAGATTGCGCGTTTCTGTGAGCGCTACCCCGGCATCAGCGTGAAGATCGAAACCGGCAACACCGATGAATCGCTGTTCCGCCTGTTCAACTATCAGGCCGATCTGGCGTTGTTGGGCCGGGATGTCAGTGACGAACGATTGATTTCTCTACCGCTGCGCAACGACCCCATGGTGGCGTTCGTGTCGCGCAATCATCCGTGGGCGAATCGTGAGTCGATCTGCCTCGCTGATCTGGACGACACGCCGCTGGTGCTGCGGGAAATCGGCTCGGTGACCCGTCAGACCCTGGAAGAGGAAATGGCCCGGGCCGGGTTTCGGATTCGCCCGGCGATCGAGGTTGAGGGCCGGGAAGCGGCACGTGAGGCGGTGGTCGTGGGGATTGGCGTTGGCGTGGTGTCGGCTGCCGAGTTTGGCGCGGATTCGCGGGTCTGCGCTTTACCCATTACCGATTGCACCCGGCGCCTGACCGAGACACTGGTGTGCTTGCGTGAGCAGAGTTCGCGGCGGGTGGTGGCGACGTTTCTGGAGATGGTTCGCGAGAGTCTGGTGTAAACAGGTCCGGCCCCTTCGCGGGCAAGCCCGCTCCCACAGTTTTCAATGATCGTTCCCACGCTCTGCGTGGGAATGCAGCCCGGGACGCTCCGCGTCCCAAAGCGGACGCAGAGCTTCCATTGAGGCATTCCCACGCAGAGCGTGGGAACGATCACATTCCTACGGCGCCAAATCAAAAAACGCCCGGATCAAACGCAAATCCCGCCGCCGCTCCATGCACCCGATCATGTGCCGGTTCACCAACCCCTCACCCACAATCGGCACCGCAACCACCCGCGGGTCATGGCTGACTTCCACTGAAGACACCACGCCAACGCCCAACTCCGCAGCAACGGCTTCAGTCACCGCCTCACGACTGTCCAGTTCCAACAACACTCGCGGACTGACCTTTGCCTGGCTGCACGCCTCATCAAACGTGCGCCGGGTAATTGAACTCGGCTCACGCAACACCATGATCACCTGATCCAGCTCCTTGAGTTGTACGTCCTTCGAACGCTGTGCCCACGGATGCCCGGCCGGCACCAGCGCGCAAATCCGTGACTCGCTCAACGCTTGCAGATGCAACCCCTTGCGCGGCTCGACCTCGGTCAACACCGCCACGTCGGCGTGTTCGGACAGCAGCGCGGCCAAGGTTTCCTGGGCATTGCCCAAGCGCAGGTTCACCGTGATCCCCGGATACCGCGCACGCAGACTGGCCAGCATCGGCATGACCATGTGCGGGCCATCCGCCGCGACTTCCAGGCGCCCGGTCAGCAGCTGCCGATTCGCTTCCAGCATCACCTGCGCCTCTTCGGCCAGGCCGAACATCGCCCGGGTGATCGCCGCCAGTTTGGTGCCCTCCTCCGTCAGCTCCACGCGCCGTGCAGTACGGCGCAGCAGGGTGATCTGGTAGTGCTCTTCCAATGCTTTTATGTGCCCGGTCACCGCTGGCTGGCTAATGAACAGGCGCTCGGCCGCACGGGTGAAGCTGCCTTCGCGGGCCACCGCGTCGAAGGCGCGAAGCTGGAACAGGTTCATGGATAACTCTCACTGATGGCTGGCATAACAACAAACAATTTGATTGATAGCACGCCGAATTGCAATTTATGTCCCGTAGCTTCATCCCACAGAGAGCTTTTGCGAGGACACAAGAATGAGTATTGCCGAGCCAATCCTGCTCACCCCCGGCCCACTGACCACCTCCAGCCGCACCCGCCAGGCGATGATGGTCGACTGGGGTTCATGGGATGACCGCTTCAATCAACTGACCGCCAGCCTCTGCGAGCAACTGCTGGCCATCATCAACGGCGGCGACAGCCACCACTGCGTGCCCTTGCAAGGCAGCGGCACCTTCGCCGTCGAAGCGGCCATCGGCACCCTGGTGCCGCGTGACGGCAAAGTGCTGGTGCTGATCAATGGCGCCTACGGCAAACGCCTGGCGAAAATCTGCGAGGTACTCGGCCGCTCGTTCAGCACCTTCGAAACCGCCGAAGACGAACCGACCACCGCCGCCGACGTCGACCGCCTGTTGCACGCCGACGCCAGCATTACCCACGTCGCACTGATCCATTGCGAAACCAGCACCGGCATCCTCAACCCGCTGCCGCAAATCGCCGACGTCATCGCGCAACACGGCAAACGCCTGATCATCGACGCCATGAGCTCGTTTGGCGCCCTACCGATCGACGCGCAACAGGTGCCGTTCGACGCATTGATCGCCGCCTCGGGCAAGTGCCTGGAAGGTGTGCCGGGAATGGGTTTCGTCTTCGCCCGCAAAGAAGCATTGGCCAACGCCGCCGGCAACTCGCATTCATTGGCCATGGACCTGTTCGACCAGCACACCTACATGGCCAAGACCGGCCAATGGCGATTCACCCCACCGACCCATGTGGTCGCGGCGCTGCATGAAGCCCTGCTGCAATACAACGAAGAAGGCGGCTTGCCGGCGCGGCATAAGCGTTACGCCAACAACTGTCAGGTGCTACTGGATGACATGGCCAAGCTGGGGCTGCGCAGCTTCCTGCCCGC
This genomic window contains:
- a CDS encoding type VI secretion system Vgr family protein, encoding MHNDKESPYTLALLNDGLTVQVSQFSGRESLNQPYRFDIEVIGLTPAIKLEQLLHQPAFLCLGGETGIHGLLHSVRREHRGPNGIGYNLVLVPRLQQLDGQRHRRVFHQLSVPDILRQLLTENALPTDSYRFELPSPRYPVRPFCIQFEESDLAFLQRLCEEEGIHFHFEHQRAGHVLVLADDSLSFPQAPRLMPFHGETAESANGPVIRELFQRHASPTPGANPIAPCLDRAQVSRRILERLRCKHRQIEGQSNHRDLRSGCIVQVSEHPITNFNDQWLLTDIQHQCQQPSILSEVAPGRAWHYSNQFSAIPWSTVFRPALKQARPVIAGLQPARVLGPVGQPAVLDDQGRIHVSLWPTPLTDEIAGLWIPLALATPDGRIDPSRLPLAGTEVLISFLDSDPDRPVLCATAGNPPTPRSAYPPRSDGRLLLDWLVNR
- a CDS encoding FAD-dependent oxidoreductase, translating into MRPFWLEQALEAETCAPCEPLSDDTRADVCIVGGGYTGLWTAIMLKEQNPELDVLLIEADICGAGASGRNGGCALSWSAKFFTLERLFGVEEAVRLVKESERSIYAIGAFCEQYGVDADYRLDGTLYTATNQAQCGSTDAVIAALERNGINSFSQRPVADVQRMAGSSKHLEGWFSPAAASVQPGKLVRGLRRVALQLGVRIHENTAMTGLEEGKPAGVKTPGGTVRADRVVLAMNAWMARAFPQFERSVAIVSSDMLITEPRPDLLNEIGLTSGVTVLDSRIFVHYYHNTPDGRIMLGKGGNTFAYGGRMLPVFDQPSPYAGLLQHSLNEFFPAFAEVKVEATWNGPSDRSVTGLPFFGQMSTCGNVFYGFGYSGSGVGPCHMGGQILASLVQGLDNVWTRSPLVNGPLGFFPPEPIRYLGSLMVRNAIRRKERAEDHGRRPRHLDVRLAKFAAAAGKADKG
- a CDS encoding MFS transporter, whose protein sequence is MNNPIGTIKRWRVQIFAITWLAYAAFYFTRKAFSVAKLGIAEDPTFMLDKMAMANLDAIYLTAYAIGQFTWGILADRFGPRVVVLGGLLISAAAALVMGSFATLPIFATCMLIQGLAQSTGWSGLCKNIGSFFPAEQRGRVLGLWSSCYAFGGLVASPFAGWWAYTLIGTWHAAFFSSAAVVGLVAVLFFIFQRNTPQDVGLPAVEPEPELTAEESHAQSKISVLEPLKEILRNRTVLVLGLAYFLLKPARYAILLWGPVIVFEQMPSVGKVGAAIIPTSFELAGLLGPILLGLASDKLFGARRMPACVLSLLALTISLTLFMGALHTGSVMLVVALLFVMGLTLYGPDSMISGAAAIDFGTAKAGATAAGFVNGCGSVGAILGGLLPGYFDSVTVFIVFAGCAMFSVLVLIPHWNSRPAGLRTDSAFVPNQAMPVKPLRT
- a CDS encoding LysR family transcriptional regulator — translated: MSVSHAQLKAFHAVAVHGSFTKAAERLFLTQPAISDQVRKLEERFGVLLFHRNKRSVRLTDLGERLLSITQRLFVIEAEAQELLHDSRALQTGSLILAVDAPVHVLPQIARFCERYPGISVKIETGNTDESLFRLFNYQADLALLGRDVSDERLISLPLRNDPMVAFVSRNHPWANRESICLADLDDTPLVLREIGSVTRQTLEEEMARAGFRIRPAIEVEGREAAREAVVVGIGVGVVSAAEFGADSRVCALPITDCTRRLTETLVCLREQSSRRVVATFLEMVRESLV
- a CDS encoding LysR substrate-binding domain-containing protein, with protein sequence MNLFQLRAFDAVAREGSFTRAAERLFISQPAVTGHIKALEEHYQITLLRRTARRVELTEEGTKLAAITRAMFGLAEEAQVMLEANRQLLTGRLEVAADGPHMVMPMLASLRARYPGITVNLRLGNAQETLAALLSEHADVAVLTEVEPRKGLHLQALSESRICALVPAGHPWAQRSKDVQLKELDQVIMVLREPSSITRRTFDEACSQAKVSPRVLLELDSREAVTEAVAAELGVGVVSSVEVSHDPRVVAVPIVGEGLVNRHMIGCMERRRDLRLIRAFFDLAP
- a CDS encoding 2-aminoethylphosphonate--pyruvate transaminase is translated as MSIAEPILLTPGPLTTSSRTRQAMMVDWGSWDDRFNQLTASLCEQLLAIINGGDSHHCVPLQGSGTFAVEAAIGTLVPRDGKVLVLINGAYGKRLAKICEVLGRSFSTFETAEDEPTTAADVDRLLHADASITHVALIHCETSTGILNPLPQIADVIAQHGKRLIIDAMSSFGALPIDAQQVPFDALIAASGKCLEGVPGMGFVFARKEALANAAGNSHSLAMDLFDQHTYMAKTGQWRFTPPTHVVAALHEALLQYNEEGGLPARHKRYANNCQVLLDDMAKLGLRSFLPAEIQAPIIVTFHAPKDPRYQFKEFYERVKAKGFILYPGKLTQVETFRVGCIGHVNEAEMHAAVAAVAEVLREMEVLEI